From the genome of Geminocystis herdmanii PCC 6308, one region includes:
- the sds gene encoding solanesyl diphosphate synthase, translating to MTTATSLFDPVENDLSILIDNLTSLVQAQHPILGAAAEHLFSAGGKRIRPAIVLLLSRATMKGLDITPRHRRLAEITEMIHTASLVHDDVVDDAELRRQVPTVNTLFGNRIAVLAGDFLFAQSSWYLANLDNLQVVKLLSEVIRDFAEGEIQQGLSCFDTDVTLEKYLQKSYFKTASLIANSGKAAVILSDAGEEIANKIYSYGRNLGLAFQIVDDILDFTTTTEILGKPAASDLASGNLTAPVLFAMEEKPSLKILIEREFSEEGDLPQALDLINQSHGIEKARALAYQHSQLALEDLQCLPNSPAKESLMDLTDYVLSRIK from the coding sequence ATGACAACTGCAACCTCTCTATTTGACCCAGTAGAAAACGATTTATCGATACTCATAGATAATCTTACTAGCTTAGTACAGGCACAACATCCTATTTTAGGAGCGGCAGCAGAACATTTATTTAGTGCAGGAGGCAAAAGAATTAGACCTGCGATCGTGCTATTATTATCCCGTGCCACCATGAAAGGATTAGACATTACCCCTCGCCATAGAAGACTAGCAGAAATAACAGAAATGATACATACTGCTAGTTTAGTCCATGATGATGTAGTGGATGATGCAGAATTAAGAAGACAAGTTCCCACCGTCAACACTTTATTTGGTAATCGCATCGCCGTCTTAGCAGGAGACTTTCTGTTTGCGCAATCATCATGGTATTTAGCAAATTTAGATAACCTGCAAGTAGTAAAATTATTATCTGAGGTAATTAGAGATTTTGCCGAAGGAGAGATTCAGCAGGGATTAAGTTGTTTTGATACAGATGTTACTTTAGAAAAATATTTACAGAAAAGTTATTTTAAAACAGCGTCTCTGATAGCCAACAGTGGCAAAGCCGCCGTAATATTAAGCGATGCTGGAGAAGAAATTGCCAACAAAATCTATAGTTATGGGCGTAATTTGGGGTTAGCGTTTCAGATTGTAGATGACATCCTCGATTTTACCACCACCACAGAGATTTTAGGAAAACCTGCGGCTTCGGATTTAGCCAGTGGTAATTTAACAGCGCCTGTATTGTTTGCTATGGAAGAAAAACCTTCTTTAAAAATTTTGATAGAAAGAGAATTTAGTGAGGAGGGAGATTTACCACAGGCTTTAGATTTAATTAATCAGAGTCATGGTATCGAAAAAGCGAGGGCATTAGCTTATCAACATAGTCAATTAGCCTTAGAAGATTTGCAGTGTTTACCCAACTCTCCTGCGAAAGAATCCTTGATGGATTTAACCGATTATGTCTTGAGTCGAATCAAGTAA
- a CDS encoding ABC transporter substrate-binding protein, with translation MIKKIVKVLKYLGVSLICFGLIVACNSNPSEQVTPTTTDNRITIGTTLKARTLDPADSYELAGLNLIYNLGESLYTYQLGTTELVPLLATELPKISDDGLTYTIPLRQGVKFHDDAPFNAEAMKFSLDRFMQNAGKPSFLLKDTIKDVTATAEYELTITLQKPFAAFSALLAFPGACAISPQSYTIGEGQFKPNEFIGTGRYKLTAFNSDSVTLEVFPDYWGEIPVNEGIDLQIYAGNSANLYNSFLTGAIKVAYQTFAPEQITTLVSDANAGKFQMVQGSGTVVSYMVLNRNQKPLDQVEVRQAIALLLDRNLIIERVLQGQSEPLYSLIPSVFEVSQPVFQTTSPEANITQAKELLTKAGFSATNPAVVEIWYPSASKTRSGVAATLKAIADQQLEGIIQFIPNAVESATAFSNLGKGIYPSFLGDWYPDFLDADNYIQPFLQCTNGNDTQGCIEGGAQTQGSFFYSTKMNELIDKQREETNSEARKTAFGEIQTILKEAVPYIPLWQNKDYAFAQNDITGVTINPSQNFPFWTIKFN, from the coding sequence ATGATAAAAAAAATAGTCAAAGTTTTAAAGTATCTTGGAGTTTCTTTAATTTGTTTTGGGTTAATTGTTGCTTGTAATAGCAATCCATCAGAACAAGTTACTCCTACTACCACAGATAATAGAATTACGATCGGAACTACCCTGAAAGCTAGAACATTAGATCCAGCAGACAGCTATGAATTAGCAGGGTTAAATTTAATTTATAATTTGGGTGAAAGTCTTTATACTTATCAATTAGGCACAACGGAATTAGTGCCATTACTGGCAACAGAATTGCCAAAAATTAGCGATGATGGCTTAACCTATACTATCCCTTTGAGACAGGGAGTTAAGTTTCATGATGATGCACCCTTTAACGCCGAAGCGATGAAGTTTTCTTTAGATAGGTTTATGCAAAACGCAGGAAAACCCTCTTTTTTACTGAAAGATACTATCAAAGATGTCACCGCTACGGCAGAATATGAGTTAACTATCACTCTACAAAAACCCTTTGCGGCTTTTTCTGCTTTACTTGCCTTCCCCGGTGCTTGTGCTATTTCGCCTCAAAGTTATACTATAGGAGAAGGACAGTTTAAGCCCAATGAATTTATAGGTACAGGACGCTACAAGTTAACTGCGTTTAATAGTGATTCGGTGACATTGGAGGTATTTCCTGACTATTGGGGGGAAATACCCGTTAATGAGGGTATCGATTTACAAATTTATGCGGGTAATTCTGCTAACCTTTACAATAGCTTTTTGACGGGGGCGATAAAGGTAGCCTATCAAACTTTTGCACCGGAGCAAATAACTACTTTAGTGTCAGATGCTAACGCTGGAAAATTCCAAATGGTTCAAGGTTCTGGTACTGTGGTTAGTTATATGGTGTTGAATCGTAATCAAAAACCTTTAGATCAAGTTGAAGTACGACAAGCGATCGCACTTTTGCTCGATCGAAACTTAATCATCGAAAGAGTATTACAAGGACAATCCGAGCCTCTTTATAGTTTAATTCCCAGTGTTTTCGAGGTATCTCAACCAGTTTTCCAAACCACCTCCCCTGAAGCAAATATTACCCAAGCGAAAGAATTATTAACCAAAGCAGGTTTTTCTGCGACTAATCCCGCCGTGGTGGAAATTTGGTATCCTTCCGCATCTAAAACTCGTAGCGGTGTGGCGGCTACCTTAAAAGCGATCGCCGATCAACAATTAGAAGGTATAATTCAATTTATCCCCAATGCCGTAGAAAGTGCCACCGCTTTTAGTAACTTAGGTAAAGGTATTTATCCTAGTTTCCTTGGTGACTGGTACCCCGATTTTCTTGACGCTGATAACTATATTCAACCATTTTTACAATGCACCAACGGTAACGACACCCAAGGATGTATCGAAGGAGGAGCGCAAACTCAAGGCTCATTTTTCTATAGTACAAAAATGAATGAATTAATCGACAAACAACGGGAAGAAACTAACTCCGAAGCTCGTAAAACTGCCTTTGGGGAAATTCAAACTATTTTGAAAGAAGCAGTGCCTTATATACCTTTATGGCAAAATAAAGACTATGCTTTTGCTCAAAATGACATTACAGGAGTAACTATTAATCCTAGTCAGAATTTTCCTTTTTGGACTATCAAATTCAATTAA
- a CDS encoding DNA polymerase III subunit gamma/tau yields MTYEPLHHKYRPQTFAQLAGQEAIAQTLINAIKSEKIVPAYLFCGPRGTGKTSSARILAKSLNCLQSDRPTDEPCGVCEACRSITNGSALDVIEIDAASNTGVDNIREIIEKAQFAPVQCRYKVYVIDECHMLSTAAFNALLKTLEEPPSRVIFVLATTDPQRVLPTIISRCQRFDYRRIPLDAMILHLRDIATKENIDITVEALSIVAQLSNGGMRDAQSLLDQLSLLSETITPQKVWDLVGAVSEQDLLELIQAIATDNPENVITQCRKLLDRGREPLIVLQNLANFYLSLLISKSAPHRNDLVAVTDETWSKLIEEGKTWELSHILQGQKKLKDSEVQIRNTTQPRLWLEITLLNLLPSANVSSIGPATLVNSSGNTSIQVINTPAEKISTNTKVVNKVNNNTQQNFEQNTQQINFNDFSEVKEKVALAIEKVTTKSFIKQSCQIISIEGQMVKIAVGSRFLLEIGNQQKKDIELGFSKVFGKKMSVVLLENKDIKSEKFEPKKEEETKTSISTKSVNDYTPKTNNSPSSKPKETVISHRGNGDQNSLNAATILAKSVNGEIVSVEPKSTDIKPEIKVVNRPEIPQVDDDDDLPF; encoded by the coding sequence ATGACTTACGAGCCATTACATCACAAGTATCGACCTCAAACTTTTGCTCAATTAGCAGGGCAGGAGGCGATCGCACAAACCCTCATTAACGCCATCAAAAGTGAAAAAATAGTCCCAGCTTATCTATTTTGTGGTCCTCGTGGTACAGGCAAAACATCGAGCGCTCGAATTTTAGCTAAATCACTTAATTGTTTACAAAGCGATCGACCTACGGATGAACCTTGCGGAGTTTGTGAAGCCTGTAGAAGTATTACTAATGGCTCGGCTTTAGACGTGATTGAGATTGATGCGGCTAGTAATACGGGGGTTGATAATATTCGAGAAATCATCGAAAAAGCTCAATTTGCCCCGGTTCAGTGTCGTTATAAGGTGTATGTTATCGATGAGTGTCATATGCTCAGTACGGCGGCATTTAACGCCCTTTTAAAGACTTTGGAAGAGCCTCCTTCTAGGGTAATTTTTGTTTTGGCAACTACCGATCCTCAACGAGTATTACCGACAATTATTTCTCGCTGTCAAAGATTCGATTATCGCCGTATTCCCTTAGATGCGATGATTCTTCATTTGCGGGATATTGCCACGAAGGAAAATATTGATATTACTGTTGAAGCATTATCGATCGTAGCTCAATTATCTAACGGGGGAATGCGAGACGCGCAAAGTTTGTTAGATCAACTTAGTCTATTATCAGAAACTATAACTCCCCAAAAAGTCTGGGATTTGGTAGGGGCGGTTTCTGAACAGGATTTGTTGGAATTGATACAGGCGATCGCCACGGATAACCCCGAAAATGTGATTACTCAATGTCGAAAACTGCTCGATCGAGGTAGAGAACCTTTGATTGTGTTACAAAACTTAGCTAATTTTTACCTCAGCCTGTTAATTAGTAAGTCAGCACCCCATAGAAACGATTTAGTTGCCGTTACCGATGAAACTTGGTCAAAATTGATAGAAGAAGGGAAAACATGGGAATTAAGCCATATTTTGCAGGGGCAGAAAAAACTTAAAGATAGTGAAGTACAAATTAGAAACACCACTCAACCTCGCCTTTGGTTAGAAATTACCTTGCTTAATCTTTTACCTTCTGCTAATGTCAGTTCGATCGGACCTGCCACTTTAGTTAATTCATCAGGAAATACATCGATTCAAGTCATCAACACTCCAGCAGAAAAAATATCTACCAACACAAAAGTTGTTAATAAAGTTAATAATAATACTCAACAAAATTTTGAACAAAATACTCAACAAATCAATTTTAATGACTTTTCTGAAGTGAAAGAAAAAGTTGCCTTAGCTATTGAAAAAGTCACCACAAAATCTTTTATCAAACAAAGTTGTCAAATTATTAGTATTGAAGGGCAAATGGTAAAAATAGCAGTAGGTAGTAGATTTTTATTAGAAATAGGTAATCAACAAAAAAAAGATATTGAACTAGGATTTTCTAAGGTTTTTGGGAAAAAAATGTCTGTGGTTTTATTAGAAAATAAAGATATAAAATCAGAAAAATTTGAGCCTAAAAAAGAAGAAGAAACAAAAACTTCTATTTCTACTAAATCTGTTAATGATTATACTCCAAAAACTAATAATTCTCCATCTTCAAAACCAAAAGAAACAGTTATTTCTCATCGAGGAAATGGGGATCAAAATTCTCTAAATGCCGCAACAATTTTAGCTAAAAGTGTTAACGGTGAAATTGTTTCAGTTGAGCCGAAATCAACAGACATAAAACCTGAGATTAAAGTTGTCAATCGCCCTGAAATTCCCCAAGTTGATGATGATGATGATCTTCCATTTTAA
- a CDS encoding type II toxin-antitoxin system VapC family toxin, with protein sequence MKLLLDTHIWLWYLLGDSRLSNNVIEALEDETNKLYLSPVTIWEALLLGEKQRVILKPTPEQWIRDSLQELNVMEAPLSIDIAILSRKLDLVHQDPADRFIAATAVYYDLILVTVDQNLTNATCLETMS encoded by the coding sequence ATGAAACTTTTATTAGATACTCATATTTGGCTTTGGTATCTTTTAGGGGATTCTCGTCTTTCTAATAATGTCATCGAAGCCCTAGAAGATGAAACAAATAAACTATACCTAAGTCCTGTTACTATTTGGGAAGCATTACTATTAGGAGAAAAACAAAGAGTAATACTAAAGCCTACCCCAGAACAATGGATTCGAGATAGTTTACAGGAATTAAATGTCATGGAAGCACCTTTATCCATTGATATAGCTATTTTAAGCCGAAAATTAGACCTTGTACATCAAGACCCAGCTGATCGCTTCATTGCAGCTACAGCCGTATATTATGATTTAATACTTGTCACGGTAGATCAAAATCTTACTAATGCTACTTGTTTAGAAACGATGAGTTAG